The following are from one region of the Polyangiaceae bacterium genome:
- a CDS encoding ABC transporter permease: MARYLLERVLGLLFVLFGISVVVFLLMAVVPGNSAHALLGPYATEERVAALSRSMGLDRPVPLQYLSWLSGVLSGDLGRSYALNRPVVDVVFERLGPTLLLGGAALLFGTVLGLFMGAVSARNHARPTDTTLRVVSLVGISTPAFWLGMSLMLAFAVWLHWFPVSGIGTPKTPLRVAHHLALPAITLGAVCAGVIARMTRTAMLEVTDADFVRVARAKGLSQSDAIYRHAFLVALSRVIPVIGLQAGYVLGGAVYVETVFQWPGLGLLLVNAIEKRDLFLAQGAVLVMAAAYVLVNLSTDLLQRALDPRVRA, from the coding sequence ATGGCTCGCTATCTCCTCGAACGCGTGCTCGGGCTGCTGTTCGTGCTGTTCGGCATCAGCGTGGTGGTGTTCCTGCTGATGGCGGTGGTCCCCGGCAACAGCGCCCACGCCTTGCTCGGCCCCTACGCCACCGAGGAGCGCGTGGCGGCGCTGTCCCGCAGCATGGGGCTCGATCGACCGGTGCCACTGCAGTATCTGAGCTGGCTCTCGGGCGTGCTCAGCGGCGACCTCGGCCGCTCCTATGCCCTCAATCGTCCCGTCGTCGACGTCGTCTTCGAACGCCTGGGCCCGACTCTGCTCTTGGGCGGCGCAGCGCTGCTGTTTGGCACCGTGCTCGGTCTTTTCATGGGTGCCGTTTCGGCGCGGAACCACGCGCGCCCGACGGATACCACCCTGCGCGTCGTCTCCCTCGTCGGGATCAGCACCCCTGCGTTCTGGCTCGGCATGTCGCTCATGCTCGCCTTCGCCGTGTGGCTGCACTGGTTCCCGGTGAGCGGCATCGGCACGCCGAAGACGCCCTTGCGCGTGGCGCATCATCTTGCCCTGCCCGCCATCACGCTGGGAGCGGTGTGTGCCGGCGTCATCGCGCGCATGACCCGCACCGCCATGCTCGAGGTCACCGATGCCGACTTCGTGCGCGTGGCGCGAGCCAAGGGCCTGTCACAATCCGATGCCATCTACCGTCATGCGTTCTTGGTGGCGCTGTCCCGGGTGATCCCGGTCATCGGTCTGCAAGCGGGCTACGTGCTGGGCGGCGCCGTGTACGTGGAGACGGTGTTCCAATGGCCCGGTCTGGGGCTGCTGCTGGTGAACGCCATCGAGAAGCGGGACCTGTTCTTGGCCCAAGGCGCGGTGCTGGTAATGGCCGCGGCGTACGTGCTGGTGAACCTATCCACGGACCTCTTGCAGCGCGCGCTGGATCCGAGGGTGAGAGCATGA
- a CDS encoding ABC transporter permease: protein MKGALTRTLRRPEVLVSAGLLAAVVLACVLAPVLPLRDPATTNLDARLLAPLSSGHLLGTDQLGRDLLARLVFGTRLSLLVALSGVSVAAVFGTLAGIVAAYRGHLADMAIMRSVDVLMAFPYLLLALAIVAALGPGLTNATLAIAIVNIPFFARTVRGATLSIVQEEYVAAARATGATSLRVMSRHVLPNVMPVVTVAASTSIGWMIVETAGLSFLGLGAQPPTADLGGLLGQSRYLMATAPHVALVPGTALLLVVVALNLVGDGLRQGLDPKLGNLD from the coding sequence ATGAAGGGCGCCCTGACGCGCACCCTTCGGCGCCCCGAAGTTCTCGTCAGTGCGGGGCTCCTGGCCGCCGTGGTGCTCGCCTGCGTGCTCGCCCCGGTGTTGCCCCTGCGCGATCCCGCCACGACGAACCTGGACGCGCGCCTCCTTGCTCCGCTGAGCTCCGGTCACCTGCTGGGCACCGATCAGCTCGGTCGAGATCTCCTCGCCCGGCTCGTGTTCGGCACACGGCTGTCGCTCTTGGTTGCGCTCTCCGGAGTGAGCGTCGCCGCCGTGTTCGGCACGCTCGCGGGGATCGTCGCCGCCTACCGGGGGCATCTCGCCGACATGGCCATCATGCGCAGCGTGGACGTGCTCATGGCCTTCCCCTACTTGCTGCTGGCACTCGCCATCGTCGCCGCCCTGGGCCCCGGGTTGACCAACGCCACGCTGGCCATTGCCATCGTCAACATCCCGTTCTTTGCGCGCACGGTTCGCGGTGCGACGCTGAGCATCGTGCAGGAAGAGTACGTGGCAGCGGCGCGCGCCACGGGAGCCACCAGCCTGCGCGTCATGTCGCGACACGTGCTCCCGAACGTCATGCCCGTAGTCACCGTGGCCGCCAGCACCAGCATCGGGTGGATGATCGTCGAGACCGCCGGGCTCAGCTTCTTGGGCTTGGGCGCCCAACCGCCCACGGCCGACCTGGGCGGCCTGCTCGGCCAGTCGCGGTATCTGATGGCGACGGCGCCCCACGTTGCCCTGGTCCCCGGGACGGCCCTGCTCTTGGTGGTGGTCGCGCTCAATCTGGTGGGGGACGGACTGCGCCAGGGTCTGGACCCAAAGCTCGGAAATCTCGATTGA
- a CDS encoding ABC transporter substrate-binding protein translates to MRKNPVFWLGGAVVVGLTLLALVVVAAPARSASPAGFVRVATAAEPKSLDPHVTTSLEDFRILSNVYEGLVRFAPGTLGVEPALAESWTVSQDGTSLVFRLRRGVRFHDGTSFDAEAVKFNLERLLDEHHPFHDTGPFPLAFFLDSIREVTVLDAHRVRLSLNEPFAPLLANLAYPIGFMVSPAAVKRWGKQFGRHGCGTGPFAIERWAQDRAVTLERNDHYWAAPAKLERAEFRTIVDPMTRIAELRAGGIDVLPEVPADALGFFRHRAGYGVLSEGGPHVWFLILNTKKAPFDDARARRAVNLAVDKQRIVDRVLEGTATVAPGAIPAAFGDAHDPGVRPYPHDPERAKALLAAAGVAPGTELSCLIPKGGSGMLEPELMATAIQADLAKVGLVLRIRTWEWNAYLKEVNPGLGSDVDMAAMAWMTNDPDTLPYLALRSGALPPKGFNSGYYRNPRVDELVEAARREGDPARRSALYRKLDRVVHDDAPWLFVASWKQNVVFRERVLGLALDPTFWLRLRGASTR, encoded by the coding sequence ATGCGCAAGAACCCGGTCTTTTGGCTGGGCGGCGCGGTGGTGGTGGGGCTCACCCTGCTGGCACTGGTGGTCGTCGCGGCACCGGCACGGAGCGCGTCTCCGGCGGGTTTCGTGCGCGTGGCGACGGCGGCGGAGCCGAAGAGCCTCGACCCCCACGTCACGACGTCGCTGGAAGACTTCCGCATCCTCTCCAACGTGTACGAGGGCCTGGTGCGCTTTGCGCCGGGAACGCTGGGGGTGGAGCCGGCACTGGCGGAAAGCTGGACCGTGTCCCAGGACGGCACCTCCCTGGTGTTTCGTCTGCGCCGGGGCGTCAGGTTTCATGATGGAACGTCCTTCGACGCCGAAGCCGTGAAGTTCAACCTCGAGCGCTTGCTGGACGAGCACCATCCCTTCCACGACACCGGGCCATTCCCCCTCGCCTTCTTCTTGGACTCCATCCGCGAGGTCACGGTGCTCGATGCGCACCGCGTTCGCCTGTCGCTGAACGAGCCGTTTGCGCCACTGCTGGCGAATCTCGCCTATCCCATCGGCTTCATGGTCTCTCCAGCCGCCGTGAAGCGCTGGGGCAAGCAGTTCGGCCGCCACGGGTGTGGCACGGGACCCTTCGCCATCGAGCGCTGGGCGCAAGATCGCGCAGTGACCCTGGAGCGCAACGACCACTACTGGGCGGCGCCGGCAAAGCTCGAGCGCGCGGAGTTCCGCACCATCGTCGACCCCATGACGCGCATCGCGGAGCTACGCGCGGGAGGCATCGACGTGCTGCCCGAAGTGCCCGCCGACGCCCTCGGGTTCTTTCGACACCGCGCGGGCTATGGCGTGCTGTCCGAGGGCGGTCCCCACGTCTGGTTTCTGATCCTGAACACCAAGAAGGCGCCCTTCGACGACGCTCGCGCACGCCGCGCCGTGAACCTCGCCGTGGACAAGCAGCGCATCGTGGATCGGGTGCTGGAAGGCACCGCGACCGTCGCTCCCGGCGCGATCCCCGCCGCCTTCGGCGATGCCCACGACCCGGGAGTTCGGCCCTACCCGCACGATCCCGAGCGCGCCAAGGCGCTGCTCGCGGCGGCCGGGGTAGCGCCGGGAACGGAGCTCTCCTGCCTGATCCCCAAAGGTGGCAGTGGCATGCTGGAGCCCGAGCTGATGGCCACCGCCATCCAAGCGGATCTGGCCAAGGTGGGGCTGGTGCTGCGCATCCGCACTTGGGAGTGGAATGCCTACCTGAAGGAGGTCAACCCCGGCCTCGGGAGCGACGTGGACATGGCCGCCATGGCCTGGATGACCAATGATCCGGACACGCTGCCGTATCTCGCGCTCAGGTCCGGCGCGCTGCCGCCCAAGGGCTTCAACTCCGGCTACTACCGGAATCCGCGCGTGGACGAGCTGGTGGAGGCCGCACGCCGAGAAGGCGATCCCGCGCGGCGTAGCGCCCTGTACCGAAAGCTCGACCGCGTGGTCCACGACGACGCGCCGTGGCTGTTCGTCGCCAGTTGGAAGCAGAACGTCGTGTTTCGCGAGCGCGTCCTCGGGCTGGCGCTCGATCCCACCTTTTGGCTGCGCCTGCGGGGCGCGAGCACGCGCTGA